In one window of Skermanella rosea DNA:
- the rpiB gene encoding ribose 5-phosphate isomerase B → MSKQKLVIASDHAGFDFKASLKDSLAGQGYEVVDLGAHSTESVDYPDIAAALAGAIRDGTADRGILICGTGIGISIAANRHAGIRAALCHDTTGARLSRQHNDANVLVMGARVTGIEVAKDCVATFLATPFEGGRHSRRVDKMG, encoded by the coding sequence ATGTCTAAACAGAAACTCGTCATTGCGTCCGATCACGCCGGCTTCGACTTCAAGGCTTCGTTGAAGGATTCGCTCGCCGGCCAAGGCTACGAGGTGGTCGACCTCGGCGCCCACAGCACCGAGTCAGTGGACTATCCCGACATCGCCGCGGCCCTCGCGGGCGCCATCAGGGACGGGACCGCCGACCGCGGCATCCTGATCTGCGGGACCGGCATCGGCATCAGCATCGCCGCCAACCGGCATGCCGGCATCCGCGCCGCCCTGTGCCACGACACGACGGGCGCAAGGCTGTCCCGGCAGCACAATGACGCCAATGTACTCGTGATGGGCGCCCGGGTCACCGGGATCGAGGTCGCGAAGGATTGCGTCGCCACCTTCCTCGCCACGCCGTTCGAAGGCGGCCGCCACAGCCGCCGCGTTGACAAGATGGGCTGA